A single genomic interval of Armatimonadota bacterium harbors:
- a CDS encoding type II secretion system protein: MRRGFTLIELLVVVAIVAILAAVLFPVFAQAKAAAKRTACLSNLRQTGLANDLYLNDSDDRMPWVPDEWLQTTPPVNPGGKRYAAGGPFLPLWHPYSKNTDVFRSSLLTKQDESGWKSHFVGVWSEEGRVDAAKGKSHYISDLLAETDPASPRFTRGRTPLSVCTAKNTDVAGQEWLMSPFFEAGWWAYAHGLWAVEGDEPPPSGWSAHNGGRNQLLFDGHVKWVKKDIRS, from the coding sequence ATGAGGCGGGGGTTTACGCTCATCGAACTGTTGGTCGTCGTCGCGATCGTTGCGATCCTGGCCGCCGTCCTGTTCCCGGTCTTCGCGCAAGCGAAGGCCGCGGCCAAAAGGACCGCCTGCCTCAGCAACCTCCGTCAGACAGGGCTCGCGAACGACCTGTACCTGAACGATTCGGACGACCGGATGCCCTGGGTGCCGGACGAGTGGCTGCAGACGACGCCGCCCGTCAACCCGGGCGGGAAGCGGTATGCCGCAGGCGGACCCTTCTTGCCGTTGTGGCATCCGTACAGTAAGAACACGGACGTCTTCCGGTCCAGCTTGCTGACAAAGCAGGACGAGTCTGGCTGGAAGAGCCACTTTGTCGGCGTCTGGAGCGAAGAAGGCAGGGTCGACGCCGCCAAGGGTAAGTCCCATTACATCAGCGACCTCCTTGCCGAAACGGACCCGGCTTCGCCTCGGTTCACGAGAGGCCGGACCCCGTTGAGCGTCTGTACGGCCAAGAACACCGACGTGGCCGGCCAAGAATGGCTGATGTCGCCGTTCTTCGAGGCGGGATGGTGGGCTTACGCGCATGGCCTTTGGGCCGTCGAGGGCGACGAACCGCCGCCTTCCGGCTGGAGCGCTCACAACGGCGGACGGAACCAGCTGCTCTTCGACGGGCACGTCAAGTGGGTCAAGAAAGACATCCGGTCCTAA
- a CDS encoding methyl-accepting chemotaxis protein: MVSLFAPAARLMGRVRYFTKFTVIAVLFLVPMTLATVSFIRVVNENVRFAQAEIDGSAYLAPASRALTGLLGLERPGLDADAALAKLDGDVRQLEDLYQKTGRQFDCSEEHKAFVQSWDTVRTSGGKDPQAVDAAVSAANALIGKVVVTSGIVLDPAAPTYYTFDAAYNNAQKVLNHVHQARYDFSADEFDTTAWTSLWTSLGADGANVANDVAQAVKADASLGQSLAPKSAELESSLSALVAAMERPAKEGRLSQAQYGKLKRLADTAFQAAAAVQEASEAEAYRLTQVRHASSVNERTVFFVACAFFLALAGYAFAGFYVSTQKGLGDLSRAAKDITEGDYSADISATTQDEVADLIVTFKAMVASLQVMSRVAQQIAEGDLDVTVPTKSERDQLGQAMDQMVVSLRSVVGNLGTSSKKLQDTGEELVSTVEASTAAVQEIDSAVKDLSESCNQLRDASQEIANLSEAQTHAAMQATDHVGQVRDAIGTMQRAVERQHETVLAANEQVRNGEAAFREVIAGIARIDGQVQASSATISDLGQRSEQIGSIVDTITQIAEQTNLLALNAAIEAARAGEQGRGFAVVAEEVRKLAERSAESSGEIAGLIEEVRLGVAASLKAMKASTEEVAKSTGTSTAARAALENMIEQSQQIVAETQTLATTADSMIERADSLQALVDSVVRSAEHAAAGAEELSATATEVSAAADVVAGEISHQVRANESIGATSENLTEMSDELTRTVASFRLPQSPRHGTRSGQEHRKAA, encoded by the coding sequence ATGGTTTCTTTGTTCGCTCCTGCCGCAAGGCTGATGGGCCGGGTCAGGTACTTCACGAAGTTCACGGTGATCGCCGTGCTCTTCCTCGTACCGATGACGCTGGCGACCGTCTCCTTTATTCGAGTCGTCAATGAGAACGTGCGGTTCGCACAGGCCGAAATCGACGGTTCGGCGTACCTCGCGCCGGCGTCGCGGGCGCTGACCGGGCTGCTTGGGCTCGAACGCCCGGGCCTGGACGCAGACGCGGCTCTGGCGAAGCTCGACGGCGACGTGCGTCAGCTTGAAGACCTGTACCAAAAGACGGGCCGTCAGTTCGACTGCTCCGAAGAGCACAAGGCATTCGTCCAGTCCTGGGACACCGTCCGGACGTCCGGCGGTAAGGATCCTCAGGCGGTCGATGCCGCCGTTTCGGCTGCAAACGCCCTCATCGGCAAAGTCGTCGTCACGTCAGGGATCGTCCTCGACCCGGCCGCACCGACTTACTACACGTTCGACGCAGCCTACAACAACGCTCAGAAAGTCTTGAACCATGTCCACCAGGCGCGTTACGACTTTAGCGCCGATGAGTTCGACACGACGGCCTGGACGTCGCTTTGGACGTCGTTAGGGGCGGACGGAGCGAACGTGGCCAACGACGTGGCCCAAGCCGTCAAAGCGGACGCGTCGTTGGGTCAAAGTCTGGCACCGAAATCGGCCGAACTCGAATCGTCCCTCTCGGCCCTCGTCGCGGCGATGGAGAGACCGGCGAAAGAAGGTCGGTTGAGCCAGGCGCAGTACGGAAAGCTGAAGAGACTTGCCGACACGGCCTTCCAAGCGGCGGCCGCGGTCCAAGAGGCTTCGGAAGCCGAGGCCTATCGATTGACCCAAGTGCGCCATGCGTCGTCCGTCAATGAAAGGACCGTGTTCTTCGTCGCGTGCGCGTTCTTCCTTGCTCTCGCCGGATACGCCTTCGCCGGATTCTACGTCTCGACCCAGAAGGGCCTCGGCGATCTCTCTCGGGCTGCTAAGGACATCACCGAAGGCGATTACTCCGCCGACATTTCAGCGACGACCCAAGACGAAGTCGCCGACCTCATCGTGACGTTCAAGGCGATGGTGGCCAGCCTCCAAGTCATGTCCCGCGTCGCGCAACAGATCGCAGAAGGCGACCTTGACGTGACCGTCCCGACGAAGTCGGAGCGTGACCAACTCGGTCAAGCCATGGACCAGATGGTCGTGAGCCTCCGCTCCGTGGTCGGAAACCTCGGCACGAGTTCGAAGAAGCTCCAGGACACGGGCGAGGAACTGGTCTCGACGGTGGAGGCCTCGACGGCCGCCGTCCAGGAGATCGACTCGGCCGTCAAGGACTTGTCCGAGTCCTGCAACCAGCTTCGCGACGCGAGCCAAGAGATCGCGAACCTGTCCGAGGCGCAGACTCACGCCGCGATGCAAGCGACCGACCACGTCGGGCAGGTCCGTGACGCGATCGGCACGATGCAACGCGCCGTCGAGCGCCAGCACGAGACCGTCCTCGCCGCGAACGAGCAGGTCAGGAACGGCGAAGCGGCCTTTCGCGAAGTGATCGCCGGGATCGCCCGCATCGATGGTCAGGTCCAAGCGTCCAGTGCGACGATCTCCGACTTAGGACAACGGAGCGAACAGATCGGGAGCATCGTCGACACGATCACCCAGATCGCGGAGCAGACGAACCTCTTGGCCTTGAACGCCGCGATCGAAGCGGCTCGGGCCGGCGAACAAGGCCGGGGCTTTGCCGTCGTCGCCGAAGAAGTGCGCAAACTGGCCGAGCGTTCCGCCGAGTCGAGCGGCGAGATCGCCGGACTGATCGAAGAAGTCCGGCTCGGCGTGGCCGCGTCCCTCAAAGCCATGAAGGCCAGTACCGAGGAAGTCGCCAAGAGCACGGGAACGAGCACGGCGGCCCGAGCGGCCCTTGAGAACATGATCGAGCAGTCACAGCAGATCGTGGCCGAGACTCAGACCCTGGCCACGACCGCCGACTCGATGATCGAGCGTGCCGACAGCCTTCAGGCCTTGGTCGACTCGGTCGTCCGGTCCGCCGAGCACGCCGCCGCCGGAGCCGAAGAACTGTCCGCGACCGCGACCGAAGTGTCGGCTGCGGCAGACGTGGTCGCAGGCGAAATCTCGCACCAAGTCCGGGCCAACGAATCGATCGGGGCGACATCGGAGAACCTCACGGAGATGTCCGACGAGTTGACCCGGACCGTGGCATCGTTCCGGCTACCACAGTCGCCCAGGCACGGTACGCGATCCGGGCAAGAGCACCGAAAGGCGGCCTGA
- a CDS encoding DUF1003 domain-containing protein has protein sequence MSRRTKMTTQRAHELHERLKSERNDRLADVIERNIDLIDLLRKKSEMSRAPQDKFADAMTNWSGSMAFFYVHVVWFGVWIALNLGWIPGVRPFDPFPFGLLTMVVSLEAIFLSTFVLISQNRAARLSEQQDDLDLQINILAEYEITRMLRLVDKIAAQMGIEDAYDEEIDQLCMPVSPDVLLHQIERRHGQKSS, from the coding sequence ATGAGCCGGAGAACGAAGATGACGACCCAGCGGGCCCACGAGCTCCACGAACGGCTGAAAAGCGAGAGGAACGACCGGCTCGCGGACGTGATCGAGCGCAACATCGACTTGATCGACCTCCTCAGAAAGAAGTCGGAAATGTCTCGGGCGCCTCAGGACAAGTTCGCCGACGCGATGACGAACTGGTCGGGCAGCATGGCGTTCTTCTACGTCCATGTCGTGTGGTTCGGGGTGTGGATCGCCCTCAATCTTGGATGGATCCCAGGCGTCAGACCGTTCGACCCCTTCCCGTTCGGGCTCTTGACCATGGTCGTCTCGCTGGAAGCCATCTTCCTCTCGACGTTCGTCCTGATCTCCCAAAACCGGGCAGCTCGACTTTCGGAGCAGCAGGACGACCTCGACCTTCAGATCAACATCTTGGCGGAATACGAGATCACGCGGATGTTGAGGCTCGTCGACAAGATCGCGGCCCAGATGGGGATCGAAGACGCTTACGACGAGGAGATCGACCAGCTTTGCATGCCCGTTTCGCCGGACGTCCTTCTCCACCAGATCGAACGGCGGCACGGCCAGAAGAGCTCCTGA
- a CDS encoding RNA-binding S4 domain-containing protein → MGSSRTVTITTDHITLGQLLKLADVVGSGGEGKLLLEEGAVLLNGSVETQRGRKVRNGDRVTLPDGSCIDVRDDLRPV, encoded by the coding sequence ATGGGTAGCAGCCGCACGGTGACGATCACGACGGACCACATCACGTTGGGCCAGCTCCTCAAGCTGGCGGACGTCGTGGGCAGCGGCGGCGAGGGCAAGCTTCTTCTCGAAGAGGGCGCGGTCCTGCTGAACGGGAGCGTCGAGACACAGCGCGGCAGGAAGGTCCGGAACGGCGACCGCGTGACGCTTCCGGACGGATCCTGCATCGACGTCCGGGACGACCTTCGCCCGGTTTAG
- a CDS encoding PQQ-like beta-propeller repeat protein, which yields MHTFRTATVLCGASLLAASALAQPAKAWTRNLGLTVAGDTYGQFVARGPLGTVFVAKLKSFRPCEPFGYVEVNKLSATGAVVWTANFYGRGRGMANLQHFVSDAIGNVVVVTGEQDVSQSPMWTVSRLSGMTGATLWTQTAVPVNFFAMTDIGTDAGGNVFFGGQGVQGADARIAVCKFAAGNGTLLWTKTVSRTAVGVSDTFYDLAVDAANNVAVAGIARTSNYCILDPTNSLVAARLNGATGATLWATTFSANASDKYRGPHVATDSLNNVIVAATAERSPRRVWVMTKRSSTSGGALLNRVQDPVDLSLGDLKDLAIDGANGTSFSGEAVNTTFQDGVCFFRLDSGGTTSFRRMILDWKNSADDDLNVTNPVSMAAVGTSALTCAYQKISTKATVVSRLNLTTGATVWEKTYSGAAGSDTVPRGLCVTTNNDTAVAISVEPSTALGAVQGGALCRSAAAGNVVFNHLPGNAVVPTPEFGANLVFDASSNVYTVGGSAGRIVTEKVSSAGALVWQNVYENAALDKESSILAGGRFIGRDGAGNIYVLGTHKNSTVLQKINSVTGVRAWATVMPGLFGFSSPGRNMAVTSGGDVYVPLQFPSTLVKVKGLDGSVLWTATVDGPGAYDVALYAATDTAGNPFVAGVTTDLAECPNTNSDRVFVERFNPTTGAKLWLTTLTPPVPGYNDACGLAVGPNSYIIVGGSSFGGATKTDFFTSRLATSNGAVSWTTRHDLGNVDQSATAMIMDSSTNVVLTGSTVSGTAYNGWTVKVLNSTGARSWTRLLTTPAGSQRPFALARDGANNIYVGGLAVNGTNVQLFGQKLAAATGAQTWQALSAGAAEVGIARMAVGVNAANRMHLLGSIVTPTSMTQQTLIQYNP from the coding sequence ATGCACACGTTCCGGACCGCTACCGTCCTTTGCGGCGCGTCCCTTTTGGCCGCTTCGGCCCTCGCGCAGCCGGCCAAGGCTTGGACCCGTAATCTGGGCCTCACCGTGGCGGGCGACACCTACGGCCAGTTCGTGGCCCGTGGCCCGCTCGGAACGGTCTTCGTGGCCAAGCTGAAGAGCTTTCGCCCGTGCGAACCGTTCGGCTACGTGGAAGTCAACAAACTGTCGGCGACGGGCGCGGTCGTCTGGACGGCCAACTTCTACGGTCGCGGGCGCGGCATGGCCAACCTGCAGCACTTCGTCAGCGACGCGATCGGCAACGTCGTCGTCGTCACGGGCGAACAGGACGTCTCCCAGTCGCCGATGTGGACGGTCTCCCGGCTCAGCGGAATGACCGGGGCCACGCTTTGGACGCAGACGGCCGTTCCGGTCAACTTCTTTGCGATGACCGATATCGGCACCGATGCCGGCGGGAACGTCTTTTTCGGGGGCCAAGGCGTCCAGGGGGCCGACGCGCGCATCGCCGTGTGCAAGTTCGCCGCTGGCAACGGCACGCTCTTGTGGACCAAGACCGTGTCGCGGACGGCGGTGGGAGTTTCGGACACGTTCTACGACCTGGCGGTGGACGCCGCCAACAACGTCGCGGTGGCCGGGATCGCCCGAACGAGCAACTATTGCATCCTTGATCCGACGAACTCTCTGGTCGCTGCAAGGCTGAACGGGGCCACGGGAGCGACCCTATGGGCGACGACGTTCTCGGCGAACGCGTCGGACAAGTACCGCGGGCCGCACGTCGCTACGGACAGTCTGAACAACGTCATCGTCGCGGCCACAGCGGAACGCTCTCCGCGGCGCGTCTGGGTCATGACGAAACGGAGTTCGACGAGCGGCGGCGCCCTCTTGAACCGAGTCCAAGATCCGGTCGACCTGAGCCTGGGCGACCTCAAAGACCTGGCTATCGACGGGGCCAACGGGACATCGTTCTCGGGCGAAGCCGTGAACACGACCTTTCAAGACGGTGTCTGCTTCTTCCGGCTCGACTCCGGTGGGACCACCTCGTTCCGGCGGATGATCCTCGACTGGAAGAACTCGGCCGACGACGACCTCAACGTGACGAACCCGGTCAGCATGGCCGCAGTGGGAACGAGCGCTTTGACCTGCGCCTATCAGAAGATTTCGACTAAGGCGACGGTCGTGTCGCGGCTCAATCTGACGACGGGGGCGACGGTGTGGGAAAAGACGTACAGCGGGGCGGCCGGTTCTGACACCGTGCCTCGCGGACTTTGCGTCACGACCAACAACGACACGGCCGTCGCGATCAGCGTCGAACCTTCGACGGCCCTTGGGGCCGTCCAGGGCGGGGCCCTGTGCCGCTCGGCGGCGGCCGGGAACGTCGTGTTCAACCACCTGCCCGGTAACGCCGTCGTACCGACGCCAGAATTCGGCGCCAACCTGGTCTTCGACGCCAGCTCGAACGTGTACACCGTCGGCGGATCGGCTGGACGGATCGTGACCGAAAAGGTCAGTTCCGCAGGCGCGTTGGTCTGGCAGAACGTCTACGAGAATGCGGCCCTTGACAAAGAGTCGTCGATCTTGGCGGGAGGCCGCTTCATCGGCCGCGACGGTGCCGGGAACATCTATGTCCTTGGAACGCACAAAAACTCGACTGTCCTGCAGAAGATCAACTCGGTGACGGGCGTTCGTGCCTGGGCGACGGTCATGCCCGGTCTTTTCGGCTTCTCGAGTCCGGGCCGGAACATGGCTGTGACGTCGGGAGGCGACGTCTACGTTCCGTTGCAGTTCCCCTCGACACTGGTCAAAGTGAAGGGCCTGGACGGAAGCGTCCTGTGGACGGCGACCGTCGACGGGCCGGGCGCGTACGACGTGGCCTTGTACGCCGCGACCGACACCGCCGGGAACCCGTTCGTCGCCGGCGTCACGACCGATTTGGCCGAATGCCCGAACACGAACAGTGACCGTGTGTTCGTCGAGCGGTTCAATCCCACGACCGGCGCGAAACTCTGGTTGACGACGTTGACTCCGCCCGTTCCTGGCTACAACGACGCCTGTGGCCTTGCCGTCGGGCCGAACTCGTACATCATCGTCGGCGGTTCGTCCTTCGGCGGGGCGACGAAGACCGACTTTTTCACGTCCAGGCTCGCCACGTCGAACGGTGCCGTCAGTTGGACGACCCGGCACGACCTGGGCAACGTCGACCAGAGTGCGACGGCGATGATCATGGACTCGTCGACGAACGTCGTCCTGACAGGCTCGACCGTATCCGGAACGGCCTACAACGGCTGGACGGTCAAAGTCTTGAATTCGACCGGTGCGCGGTCTTGGACAAGGCTCTTGACGACGCCGGCCGGGTCACAGAGGCCCTTCGCTTTGGCCCGTGACGGCGCCAACAACATTTACGTCGGTGGGCTGGCCGTGAACGGTACGAACGTGCAACTGTTCGGCCAAAAACTCGCCGCCGCGACCGGGGCCCAGACGTGGCAGGCGCTTTCGGCCGGCGCGGCAGAAGTCGGTATCGCTCGAATGGCCGTCGGGGTCAACGCTGCGAACCGAATGCACCTGCTCGGGTCGATCGTGACGCCAACCAGCATGACGCAGCAGACGCTGATCCAGTACAACCCGTAA
- a CDS encoding FHA domain-containing protein, with translation MPRWSLYLSLPVAGAVAALLAFFAASPFIPTLDKPGVPASDPGASYSTGTTWDVVVHVVFGALLLGSFAFLVRATERGVRRSVPVGVLAAVVGAVLVPLANSGSDAIGIASDRANGFGGFAGAVAWCAAVPSVLAYSLAFVLGMTPQRSARAFSASIVGFFAGLIVQFLVGPALAVATALSSPGGIGALTQGPPSLRSGIPQWQTMDVVIGVTLGLLSAYSQDRFRSAWLRLVAGRNEFRDWNLDFLVNRIGAQEGLEVSVRGLPGLAPVHAEIVRRQGGFVFRDLIGGATVNGVPVQQAWLRDGDQVAVGGALFVFGSRGGAPRRASATPLAPVGNAPAGPEVAPVLKPVDAPLPRIGHRLADGFGQVYGLPPGKLTIGRDAANGIALAWDAGVSRSHGEFQTDDSGVTYRDLGSSNGSRVNGRPVTEARLSPGDVIELGSTSLRYDAGI, from the coding sequence GTGCCGCGATGGAGCCTCTACCTGTCGCTCCCCGTCGCCGGGGCTGTCGCGGCGCTTTTGGCTTTCTTCGCCGCGTCGCCTTTCATACCCACGTTGGACAAACCTGGAGTACCGGCTTCTGACCCCGGCGCTTCCTACTCCACGGGCACCACATGGGACGTGGTCGTCCACGTCGTGTTCGGAGCGCTGTTGCTCGGATCGTTCGCGTTCCTCGTACGCGCGACAGAGCGCGGTGTTCGTCGGTCCGTACCGGTCGGCGTCCTGGCCGCGGTCGTGGGTGCGGTGCTCGTCCCTCTCGCGAACTCGGGATCGGACGCGATAGGGATCGCCTCGGACCGGGCCAACGGTTTTGGCGGGTTCGCGGGGGCCGTGGCGTGGTGCGCCGCCGTTCCTTCGGTCCTTGCCTATAGCCTCGCCTTCGTGCTCGGGATGACGCCACAGCGCTCGGCGAGGGCGTTCTCGGCATCCATCGTCGGCTTCTTCGCAGGCCTCATCGTCCAGTTCCTCGTCGGCCCGGCCCTGGCCGTGGCCACGGCGTTGTCGTCTCCAGGCGGGATCGGTGCCTTGACCCAAGGGCCTCCGTCGTTGCGTTCCGGGATCCCGCAATGGCAGACCATGGACGTCGTGATCGGCGTGACCCTCGGGTTGCTGTCCGCGTACTCTCAAGACCGTTTCCGGTCGGCCTGGCTCCGTCTCGTCGCGGGGCGGAACGAGTTCCGGGACTGGAACCTTGACTTCCTCGTCAACCGGATCGGCGCCCAGGAAGGGCTCGAAGTCTCGGTCCGCGGGTTGCCAGGACTGGCTCCGGTCCATGCCGAAATCGTACGTCGACAAGGAGGCTTCGTGTTCCGTGACTTGATCGGCGGCGCGACCGTGAACGGTGTTCCGGTCCAACAGGCCTGGCTCCGTGACGGCGACCAGGTCGCCGTGGGCGGCGCACTGTTCGTGTTCGGGAGTCGGGGCGGTGCCCCGCGCCGCGCGTCGGCGACGCCCCTAGCACCCGTCGGCAACGCTCCCGCCGGACCAGAGGTCGCTCCCGTCTTGAAGCCTGTCGATGCGCCGCTGCCCAGGATCGGGCATCGTCTCGCGGACGGGTTCGGACAGGTCTACGGACTTCCCCCTGGAAAGCTGACGATCGGTCGCGACGCGGCGAACGGCATCGCCCTGGCGTGGGACGCGGGCGTCTCCCGGAGCCATGGCGAGTTTCAGACCGATGACTCCGGCGTGACGTACCGTGACCTTGGCAGCAGCAACGGAAGCCGGGTCAACGGTCGGCCCGTGACCGAAGCCAGACTGTCCCCCGGCGACGTCATCGAGCTCGGTTCGACGAGCCTTCGCTACGATGCGGGAATCTAG
- a CDS encoding CHAT domain-containing protein: MVSPKIRSACALAFVLLSAGSALAQSYPKAPKPKIDVQAALTAAGQLVSEDKRDEALSAYRAAAKLAQASGDAEGEALARLLTAEELKVKGQTVEALAEATAARSLFAKTGDAAQEVAAWVLAAELNMTLERREDATKAFESARDLQARYEDALGRAQTGISLAIVLGDLEPKRSIDVAQESAAVYRKSKHPVLTPFSLIVLGELQGNLGRHEEAVKTLVEAAQEGRASGLPFLTGEALAKLGAEFESVGQYSAAIGWYGGALKTAEDADDKANVPGRHMSLGAVYGQIGQHGAAQTHYRKACDLLRGTDAGPAYASALLGLGTALHGDGQDAEAKKVVSEALAIQKRLLNELGQAACLGTLGNIESDARETAEAKAHLLEAAKIFRAKGDRLNEATALNSLGGVHIADNDYAAALTCFDEAVKAYDALRADSFAATAYGNKAEALFLDRKLEAAQECYRQAVSRFEVVRAGLGELTDAKSDYLAKRVHVYRQYANVLTLLGKPDESFAVVQRMKARGLLDLMASEGLSADAGMSTEDRAQEGRLKKRAEELNARMLQEGVQNEVGAKARYAALSAELRETERQLTDFSTSLYSRLPSLKTKRAVETADAAIIGTLLPDDTALVEYAVSDYGVVSLVVRKVGGVVTINGHSRAIDVEDLQKKCSALRKACSDPKADFKDLSIDLYQVLIGPLAKDIEGKKRLIVCPDTRLWDLPFSVLMPKEGAFLIDSFEIDYAYSATTAMSALKGGASTGKATSELLVCANPDFGQATRFHDLAVRPDVRPIDTPSRPIDQPSRPIDQPSRPIDQPSRPIDQPSRPIDQPSRAIDSVSRAIDSLSRENAAPGGAIKPLPGTQREADELAKLVPGATVLTGRQAQESKVKSVAGSYRYLHFATHGFVNDASPLLSNIILAQPDDGTKDDGFLTARELYGLSLNAELVVMSACNTARGEVRSGEGMIGLTWALFVAGCPSQVVSQWAVDDASTADLMVAFYRSLIAGKEAKGKALRDATLHVRRQTGREHPYYWAPFVLVGDWK; the protein is encoded by the coding sequence ATGGTGTCACCGAAGATCCGCTCTGCTTGCGCACTAGCATTCGTCCTCCTGTCGGCGGGCAGCGCCCTGGCTCAGAGCTATCCCAAGGCGCCGAAACCGAAGATCGACGTGCAAGCGGCACTCACGGCCGCGGGACAACTGGTTTCCGAGGACAAACGCGACGAAGCACTGTCCGCCTATCGGGCGGCGGCCAAGCTGGCCCAGGCTTCAGGAGACGCAGAGGGAGAGGCCCTTGCACGGCTCCTGACCGCTGAGGAGCTGAAGGTCAAGGGACAGACCGTCGAAGCCTTGGCCGAAGCCACAGCGGCACGGTCGTTGTTCGCGAAGACCGGAGACGCCGCCCAGGAAGTGGCCGCATGGGTCTTGGCGGCCGAGCTCAATATGACCCTGGAGCGGCGGGAAGACGCGACGAAGGCCTTCGAATCGGCGCGGGACCTCCAAGCCAGGTACGAGGACGCTCTGGGGCGAGCCCAGACCGGGATCAGCCTCGCGATCGTTCTCGGCGACCTGGAGCCGAAGCGGTCGATCGATGTGGCTCAAGAGTCTGCCGCCGTGTACCGCAAGTCGAAGCACCCCGTGTTGACGCCGTTCTCTCTCATCGTGCTCGGAGAACTGCAAGGCAACCTGGGACGCCATGAAGAGGCGGTCAAGACGTTGGTCGAAGCGGCCCAAGAAGGACGCGCGTCCGGCCTTCCGTTCCTGACGGGGGAAGCCTTGGCCAAACTCGGGGCCGAGTTCGAGTCTGTCGGACAGTATTCTGCCGCGATCGGTTGGTACGGCGGGGCCTTGAAGACGGCGGAGGACGCCGACGACAAAGCCAACGTGCCTGGGCGACACATGAGCCTGGGCGCCGTCTACGGGCAGATCGGCCAACACGGCGCGGCCCAGACGCACTACCGGAAGGCGTGCGACCTGTTGCGCGGCACGGACGCCGGCCCGGCGTACGCTTCCGCCCTGCTTGGTCTGGGGACGGCCCTTCACGGCGACGGTCAGGACGCGGAGGCCAAGAAAGTCGTGTCCGAAGCGCTCGCGATCCAGAAGCGGCTCCTGAACGAGCTCGGGCAAGCGGCGTGCCTCGGGACGTTGGGCAACATCGAGAGCGACGCGCGCGAGACGGCAGAAGCCAAAGCCCACTTGCTCGAGGCGGCGAAAATCTTCCGGGCGAAAGGCGACCGCCTGAACGAGGCCACGGCCCTGAACTCGCTGGGAGGGGTCCACATCGCGGACAACGACTACGCAGCGGCGCTGACGTGCTTCGACGAGGCCGTCAAAGCCTACGACGCCCTCCGCGCGGACTCGTTCGCCGCGACCGCCTACGGGAACAAGGCCGAGGCGCTCTTCCTCGACCGCAAGCTCGAAGCGGCCCAGGAGTGCTACCGCCAAGCGGTGTCGAGGTTCGAGGTCGTGAGGGCGGGTCTCGGCGAACTGACCGACGCCAAGAGCGACTATCTGGCCAAGCGCGTCCACGTCTACCGGCAGTACGCCAATGTCTTGACCCTGCTCGGAAAGCCGGACGAGTCCTTCGCCGTCGTCCAACGGATGAAGGCCCGTGGCCTGCTCGACCTGATGGCCTCGGAAGGTCTCTCCGCCGACGCAGGGATGTCGACGGAAGACCGGGCCCAAGAGGGCCGCTTGAAAAAGCGGGCGGAAGAGCTGAACGCAAGGATGCTCCAAGAAGGCGTCCAGAACGAGGTCGGGGCGAAGGCGCGGTATGCGGCGCTCTCGGCCGAATTGCGGGAGACCGAACGGCAGCTCACCGACTTTTCGACCTCGCTGTACTCCCGCTTGCCGTCCCTGAAGACCAAGCGCGCGGTCGAGACGGCGGACGCCGCGATCATCGGGACGCTCCTTCCGGACGACACGGCCCTCGTGGAATACGCCGTCAGCGACTACGGAGTCGTGTCGTTAGTCGTCCGCAAGGTCGGCGGGGTCGTGACGATCAACGGCCACTCGCGTGCGATCGACGTCGAGGACCTGCAGAAGAAGTGCTCGGCCCTGCGCAAGGCCTGCTCCGACCCTAAGGCCGATTTCAAAGACCTGTCGATCGACCTCTACCAAGTGCTGATCGGTCCGTTGGCGAAGGACATCGAAGGCAAGAAGCGGTTGATCGTCTGTCCGGACACGCGGTTGTGGGACTTGCCGTTCAGCGTCCTCATGCCGAAAGAAGGCGCGTTCTTGATCGACTCGTTCGAGATCGACTACGCGTACTCGGCGACGACGGCGATGTCGGCCTTGAAGGGCGGGGCGTCGACCGGCAAGGCGACGTCCGAGCTCCTCGTGTGCGCGAACCCGGACTTTGGTCAAGCGACACGCTTCCATGACCTGGCGGTCCGTCCGGACGTGCGACCGATCGACACGCCGTCGCGACCGATCGACCAACCATCGCGACCGATCGACCAACCATCGCGACCGATCGACCAACCGTCGCGGCCGATCGACCAACCATCGCGGCCGATCGACCAGCCATCGCGTGCGATCGACTCCGTGTCGCGTGCGATCGATTCCCTGTCCCGAGAGAACGCTGCGCCAGGCGGAGCGATCAAGCCGTTGCCAGGTACGCAACGCGAAGCCGACGAGCTCGCCAAGCTCGTGCCGGGCGCGACCGTCCTGACGGGCCGGCAAGCCCAAGAGTCAAAGGTCAAGTCCGTCGCCGGCTCGTACCGCTACCTCCACTTCGCGACCCACGGGTTCGTCAACGATGCGTCCCCGCTGTTGAGCAACATCATCCTCGCCCAGCCCGACGACGGCACGAAGGACGACGGCTTCCTGACCGCGCGCGAGCTGTACGGCCTTTCTTTGAACGCGGAACTGGTCGTCATGTCGGCGTGCAACACGGCGAGGGGCGAGGTCCGTTCGGGCGAAGGGATGATCGGGTTGACGTGGGCCCTCTTCGTGGCGGGATGTCCGAGCCAGGTCGTTTCGCAGTGGGCGGTGGACGATGCGAGCACCGCCGATCTCATGGTCGCCTTCTACCGGTCATTGATCGCGGGAAAGGAGGCGAAAGGAAAGGCCCTCAGGGACGCGACGCTGCACGTACGGCGGCAAACCGGCCGCGAGCACCCGTACTACTGGGCCCCGTTCGTCCTCGTCGGCGACTGGAAGTAA